The proteins below come from a single Malus sylvestris chromosome 3, drMalSylv7.2, whole genome shotgun sequence genomic window:
- the LOC126615190 gene encoding nonsense-mediated mRNA decay factor SMG7-like: MIPQMDNMSAPSSRERAQRLYDKILELENRRRRSAQARIPSDPNAWQQMRENYEAIILEDHAFSEQNNIEYALWQLHYKRIEELRAHFSAAMASTGSNTSQGVKGPIRPDRVTKIRLQFKTFLSEATGFYHDLIVKIRAKYGLPLGYFSEDSENRTVIDKDGKKGLISCHRCLIYLGDLARYKGLYGEGDSKTREYAAASSYYMQAASLWPSSGNPHHQLAILASYSGDELVAVYRYFRSLAVDCPFSTARDNLIVAFEKNRQSYSQPSGNTNASAVKELPARLAGKGRGKGETIPTSKDNSTEVSLVKERASSTQETYKAFCIRFVRLNGILFTRTSLETFAEVLTVVSSGLCELLSSGGEEVLNFGADAVENGLVIVRLISILIFTVHIVKKESEGQTYAEIVQRAVLLQNAFTAVFELMGHILERCVQLCDPSSSFLLPGILVFVEWLACCPDVAAGSDADEKQSSVRSKFWNVCISFFNSLSSTGPMSIDDDEDETCFNNMSRYEEGETENRLALWEDFELRGFTPLIPAQTILDFSRKHSFGSDGHKEKGARVKRILAAGKALANVVKVDQEAVYFDSKLKKFVIGFEPQVQNDIVPTTYLHMANGNDNLQENQVVGTISLGAAYPKPELSMEGDEEDEVIVFKPIVAEKRPDAVSTAWRAYDGLEPGKNASPGDQTVNVTYGSAALDNLHHQNAFRADLQIPVTFANGIPQHLQPIQSHGSKFSVDTGFGVGSQLPASITNTVPLNLQPVQSNSLNLAMEEEMSLANSLKSMGFMGNGHALKSEPVAVSVPYQHPVNGSTSGMFYSHTKAPENPLSYKVDATYGAIADGLTVKTSSALPTGIRKSPVSRPVRHLGPPPGFSRVPPKNANESICSSDSMSESLVMDDYSWLDGYQMPSSTKVNGLNDYVSYSSQYNPHRFTNSNGLSGTVNFPFPGKQGPPMQLPGENQKSWQDIQRLDDLKLHHEMQLQQQQQLVNGNQHLNPQPEQYQGQSLWTGRHFV; the protein is encoded by the exons ATGATTCCACAGATGGATAACATGTCTGCTCCTTCATCAAGGGAGCGTGCCCAACGCCTGTATGACAAG ATTCTTGAGTTGGAGAATAGGCGTCGAAGGTCTGCCCAAGCACGAATTCCATCAGATCCCAATGCCTGGCAACAGATGCGTGAGAATTATGAAGCAATAATTCTTGAGGATCATGCTTTTTCTGAGCAGAACAATATCGAATATGCTTTGTGGCAGTTACATTACAAGCGTATTGAGGAATTGCGAGCACACTTCAGTGCTGCTATGGCTTCTACAGGTTCAAACACATCTCAGGGTGTGAAAGGGCCAATTAGGCCTGATCGGGTTACAAAAATAAGACTGCAGTTTAAAACATTCCTTTCAGAAGCAACTGGATTTTATCATGATTTAATAGTGAAGATCAGAGCAAAGTATGGGCTTCCTCTGGGTTATTTCTCTGAAGATTCTGAAAACCGGACCGTTATAGACAAGGATGGAAAGAAAGGTCTAATTTCATGCCACAGATGCTTGATATATTTGGGTGACCTTGCACGCTACAAAGGACTGTATGGGGAAGGGGACTCAAAAACTCGTGAGTATGCTGCAGCCTCAAGTTACTATATGCAAGCTGCATCTCTCTGGCCATCCAGTGGGAACCCCCATCATCAG CTTGCTATATTGGCTTCCTATTCGGGGGATGAGTTGGTGGCTGTTTATCGATATTTTCGTAGCCTGGCGGTGGATTGTCCCTTTTCAACTGCGAGAGATAACTTGATTGTTGCATTTGAGAAG aatcGTCAGAGTTACTCTCAACCGTCTGGGAATACTAATGCTTCTGCAGTCAAAGAGTTGCCTGCACGGTTGGCAGGCAAAGGTAGAGGGAAAGGGGAAACAATACCCACATCTAAAGATAACAGTACTGAAGTGAGCCTGGTTAAGGAAAGAGCATCCAGTACCcaggagacttataaggctttTTGCATCCGTTTTGTCCGTCTGAATGGCATTCTTTTCACTCGTACTAG CCTGGAGACATTTGCAGAAGTTCTAACTGTGGTAAGCAGTGGCTTATGTGAGCTTCTGTCTTCTGGAGGAGAAGAGGTGCTGAATTTTGGTGCAGATGCTGTTGAAAATGGACTTGTTATTGTTAGACTTATCTCCATATTGATATTCACAGTTCATATTGTGAAAAAGGAAAGCGAAGGTCAGACATATGCAGAAATTGTACAACGTGCTGTCCTGCTGCAGAATGCATTTACTGCTGTTTTTGAGTTGATGGGACACATCTTAGAGAGATGTGTGCAGTTGTGTGATCCTTCTTCAAGTTTCCTGTTACCAGGtattttggtttttgttgaATGGTTGGCATGCTGTCCTGATGTTGCAGCTGGAAGTGATGCAGATGAAAAACAGTCGTCTGTTAGATCCAAATTCTGGAATGTATGTATATCCTTCTTCAATAGTCTCTCGTCTACTGGGCCAATGTCgatagatgatgatgaagatgagacTTGCTTTAATAACATGAGCAGATACGAAGAAGGTGAAACTGAAAACCGTCTTGCTCTGTGGGAGGATTTTGAGTTGAGAGGATTTACTCCACTAATTCCAGCACAAACAATATTGGACTTCTCGAGGAAGCATTCTTTTGGAAGTGATGGCCATAAGGAAAAAGGGGCCCGTGTTAAGAGGATTCTGGCAGCAGGCAAAGCTCTTGCAAATGTGGTTAAGGTTGACCAGGAAGCAGTATATTTTGATTCGAAGTTAAAGAAATTTGTCATCGGTTTTGAGCCTCAAGTGCAAAATGATATTGTTCCTACCACCTATCTACATATGGCTAATGGAAATGATAATCTGCAAGAAAATCAAGTAGTGGGCACAATCAGTTTGGGAGCTGCATATCCAAAGCCTGAGTTATCCATGGAAGGGGATGAGGAAGATGAAGTAATAGTCTTTAAACCAATAGTGGCTGAGAAGCGACCTGATGCAGTAAGCACCGCATGGAGAGCCTATGATGGCCTAGAGCCTGGTAAAAATGCTTCTCCAGGTGATCAAACAGTTAATGTAACCTATGGTTCTGCCGCTTTGGATAATCTACACCATCAAAATGCCTTTAGGGCTGATTTACAAATACCTGTAACTTTTGCAAATGGTATACCCCAACACTTGCAACCAATCCAGTCACATGGTTCCAAGTTTTCTGTGGATACTGGTTTTGGTGTTGGTTCACAACTACCTGCATCAATTACCAATACAGTACCCCTGAATTTGCAACCAGTTCAATCAAATTCCTTGAATCTTGCAATGGAGGAAGAAATGTCTCTTGCTAATAGCTTAAAGAGTATGGGATTTATGGGGAATGGGCATGCACTAAAATCTGAGCCTGTAGCAGTTTCTGTTCCATACCAACACCCAGTGAATGGTAGTACTAGTGGTATGTTTTACAGCCACACAAAAGCTCCAGAAAATCCTTTGTCTTATAAAGTTGATGCAACTTATGGAGCAATCGCTGACGGGTTGACTGTAAAGACATCATCAGCTCTGCCTACAGGTATCCGAAAAAGTCCAGTAAGTCGACCTGTTAGGCACCTTGGTCCACCACCCGGTTTTAGCCGTGTTCCTCCCAAAAATGCGAATGAATCAATTTGTAGTTCAGATTCAATGAGTGAGAGTCTAGTGATGGATGATTACAGCTGGTTGGATGGATATCAGATGCCATCTTCAACAAAAGTAAATGGGCTCAATGATTATGTTAGTTATTCATCTCAATACAATCCCCATCGCTTCACAAACAGCAACGGCTTAAGTGGAACAGTGAACTTCCCCTTTCCTGGTAAACAGGGTCCACCCATGCAACTACCAGGGGAAAACCAGAAAAGCTGGCAAGATATCCAGAGGCTTGATGACCTCAAGCTACACCATGAAATGCAGCTGCAGCAACAGCAACAACTTGTAAATGGAAATCAGCACTTGAATCCACAGCCTGAGCAATATCAAGGACAGTCTCTCTGGACGGGCCGCCATTTTGTGTGA